One stretch of Sphingomonas rosea DNA includes these proteins:
- the atpD gene encoding F0F1 ATP synthase subunit beta produces the protein MATAADTISAPQGTTSNLTGRVAQVIGAVVDVAFEGELPAILSALETDNNGNRLVLEVAQHLGENIVRTIAMDATEGLTRGQVVNATGSQIRVPVGPKTLGRIMNVIGEPIDERGPIGSDLTAPIHAEAPLFVDQSTEAAILVTGIKVIDLLAPYAKGGKIGLFGGAGVGKTVLIQELINNIAKGHGGVSVFAGVGERTREGNDLYHEFLEAGVIASDAEGNPVSEGSKVALVFGQMNEPPGARARVALSGLTQAEYFRDVEGQDVLFFVDNIFRFTQAGSEVSALLGRIPSAVGYQPTLSTDMGALQERITSTNKGSITSVQAIYVPADDLTDPAPATSFAHLDATTTLSRAISELGIYPAVDPLDSVSRVLTPAVVGQEHYETARAVQEVLQKYKSLQDIIAILGMDELSEEDKLTVSRARKIQRFLSQPFHVAEVFTGIPGKFVQVEDTVRSFKAVVNGEYDHLPEAAFYMVGGIEEAVAKAEKMAADA, from the coding sequence ATGGCCACCGCCGCCGACACCATCAGCGCCCCGCAGGGCACCACGTCCAACCTCACCGGCCGCGTCGCGCAGGTGATCGGCGCCGTCGTCGACGTCGCGTTCGAAGGCGAGCTTCCGGCGATCCTGTCGGCGCTCGAGACCGACAACAACGGCAACCGCCTCGTCCTCGAGGTCGCCCAGCACCTCGGCGAGAACATCGTCCGCACCATCGCGATGGACGCGACCGAGGGCCTGACCCGCGGCCAGGTCGTCAACGCGACCGGCTCGCAGATCCGCGTCCCCGTCGGTCCCAAGACCCTCGGCCGCATCATGAACGTCATCGGCGAGCCGATCGACGAGCGCGGCCCGATCGGCAGCGACCTCACCGCCCCGATCCACGCCGAGGCTCCGCTGTTCGTCGACCAGTCGACCGAAGCGGCGATCCTCGTCACCGGCATCAAGGTCATCGACCTCCTCGCCCCCTACGCCAAGGGCGGCAAGATCGGCCTGTTCGGCGGCGCGGGCGTCGGCAAGACCGTGCTCATCCAGGAGCTGATCAACAACATCGCCAAGGGCCACGGCGGCGTCTCGGTGTTCGCCGGCGTCGGCGAGCGCACCCGCGAGGGTAACGACCTCTATCACGAGTTCCTCGAGGCCGGCGTCATCGCCAGCGACGCCGAGGGCAACCCGGTGAGCGAGGGCTCGAAGGTCGCGCTCGTGTTCGGCCAGATGAACGAGCCGCCGGGAGCCCGCGCCCGCGTCGCCCTCTCGGGTCTCACCCAGGCCGAATATTTCCGCGACGTCGAAGGCCAGGACGTGCTGTTCTTCGTCGACAACATCTTCCGCTTCACCCAGGCGGGTTCGGAAGTGTCGGCGCTGCTCGGCCGTATTCCTTCGGCCGTGGGCTACCAGCCGACCCTGTCGACCGACATGGGCGCGCTGCAGGAGCGCATCACCTCGACCAACAAGGGCTCGATCACCTCGGTGCAGGCGATCTACGTCCCCGCGGACGATCTTACCGATCCGGCCCCGGCCACCTCGTTCGCCCACTTGGACGCCACCACCACGCTGTCGCGCGCCATCTCGGAGCTCGGCATCTACCCGGCGGTCGACCCGCTCGACTCGGTCAGCCGCGTGCTGACCCCGGCCGTCGTCGGCCAGGAGCATTACGAGACCGCCCGCGCCGTCCAGGAAGTGCTGCAGAAGTACAAGAGCCTGCAGGACATCATCGCCATTCTCGGCATGGACGAGCTGTCGGAAGAGGATAAGCTCACCGTCAGCCGCGCCCGCAAGATCCAGCGCTTCCTCAGCCAGCCGTTCCACGTCGCCGAAGTGTTCACCGGCATCCCGGGCAAGTTCGTCCAGGTCGAGGACACCGTCCGCTCGTTCAAGGCGGTGGTGAACGGCGAATATGACCACCTGCCGGAAGCCGCCTTCTACATGGTCGGCGGGATCGAGGAAGCCGTTGCCAAGGCCGAGAAGATGGCGGCGGACGCCTAA
- a CDS encoding GNAT family N-acetyltransferase, producing MSISIHTGELGRPDVAALLALHVAAMQAQSPADACHVLPGAALAHPSITFYAARRDGMLLGVGALKALGNDEGEVKSMRTAPEAVRQGAARVLLKTIVGEARSRGYKTLRLETGRSPEFDAANALYDRAGFRECGPFGDYPESPFTRFMTLGL from the coding sequence GTGAGCATCAGCATCCACACCGGCGAGCTTGGCCGGCCCGACGTCGCGGCCCTTCTCGCGCTCCACGTCGCGGCGATGCAGGCGCAGTCCCCCGCCGACGCCTGCCACGTCCTCCCCGGCGCCGCCCTCGCCCACCCGAGCATCACCTTCTACGCAGCCCGGCGCGACGGCATGTTGCTCGGGGTCGGGGCCTTGAAGGCGCTCGGAAACGACGAGGGCGAGGTCAAGTCGATGCGCACGGCGCCCGAGGCCGTCCGCCAGGGCGCCGCCCGCGTCCTTCTCAAAACCATAGTCGGCGAAGCCCGGTCGCGCGGCTATAAAACCCTCCGGCTCGAGACCGGCCGCTCGCCCGAGTTCGACGCCGCCAACGCCCTCTACGACCGCGCGGGCTTTCGCGAGTGCGGGCCCTTCGGCGACTATCCCGAAAGCCCCTTCACCCGCTTCATGACGCTCGGGCTCTAG
- a CDS encoding F0F1 ATP synthase subunit delta, which translates to METSGGIRASLAGRYASALFDLARDERKIDAVSTSLAGLKQAMGESADLRALVSSPMVTRAEAGKALAATAGSMNLDPVTINFLGVLAKNGRLRQLGEVIRLFEQLAAEHRGETTAEVISARPLDDDQIAALKAQLGTRVGRDIRIDARVDPTILGGLVVRLGSQMIDASIRTKLNSLATAMKG; encoded by the coding sequence GTGGAGACTTCCGGCGGCATTCGGGCCAGCTTAGCGGGACGTTATGCGTCTGCGCTGTTCGATCTTGCCCGCGACGAGCGCAAGATCGACGCAGTGTCGACCAGCCTCGCGGGCCTCAAGCAGGCGATGGGCGAATCGGCCGACCTTCGGGCGCTGGTCAGCTCGCCGATGGTGACCCGCGCCGAGGCCGGCAAGGCGCTGGCCGCGACCGCGGGTTCGATGAACCTCGATCCGGTCACCATCAACTTCCTCGGCGTGCTCGCCAAGAACGGTCGCCTTCGCCAGCTCGGCGAGGTGATTCGCCTGTTCGAGCAGCTGGCGGCCGAGCATCGCGGCGAAACCACTGCCGAGGTGATCAGCGCCCGTCCGCTCGACGACGACCAGATCGCGGCCCTGAAGGCGCAGCTCGGGACCCGCGTCGGCCGCGACATCCGGATCGATGCCCGGGTCGATCCCACCATCCTCGGAGGCCTCGTCGTCCGGCTTGGAAGCCAGATGATCGACGCCTCGATTCGCACCAAACTCAACTCCCTCGCCACGGCGATGAAAGGCTAA
- the atpA gene encoding F0F1 ATP synthase subunit alpha → MDIRAAEISRVIRDQIANFAADAEVSEVGQVLSVGDGIARIHGLDNVQAGEMVEFDNGTKGMALNLEADNVGVVIFGSDSEIREGSTAKRTGTIVDVPVGKGLLGRVVDALGNPIDGKGPIVAEKRSRVEVKAPGIIPRKSVNEPVQTGLKALDALVPVGRGQRELIIGDRQTGKTAIALDTFINQKAANAGDDESQKLYCIYVAVGQKRSTVAQIVRALEENGAMEYSIVVAATASEPAPLQFLAPYTGCAMGEYFRDNGMHAVIVYDDLSKQAVAYRQMSLLLRRPPGREAYPGDVFYLHSRLLERAAKMNDANGGGSLTALPVIETQAGDVSAYIPTNVISITDGQIFLETDLFYQGIRPAINVGLSVSRVGSAAQTKAMKKVAGSIKLELAQYREMAAFAQFGSDLDASTQKLLARGARLTELLKQPQYQPMPVEEQVVSIYAGTQGFIDNVPTSDVTRYEAALLSYMRSDKPEILAKIRDTKALDDQTAASLKDALAEFGKQFA, encoded by the coding sequence ATGGACATCCGCGCCGCTGAAATTTCCCGCGTCATCCGCGACCAGATCGCGAACTTCGCCGCCGACGCGGAAGTCTCCGAGGTCGGTCAGGTGCTGTCGGTCGGCGACGGCATCGCCCGCATCCACGGGCTGGACAACGTCCAGGCCGGCGAGATGGTCGAGTTCGACAACGGCACCAAGGGCATGGCCCTCAACCTCGAGGCCGACAACGTTGGTGTCGTGATCTTCGGGTCGGACTCGGAGATCCGCGAAGGTTCGACCGCCAAGCGCACCGGCACCATCGTCGACGTCCCCGTCGGCAAGGGCCTGCTGGGCCGCGTCGTCGACGCGCTCGGCAACCCGATCGACGGCAAGGGCCCGATCGTCGCCGAGAAGCGCAGCCGCGTCGAAGTGAAGGCGCCGGGCATCATCCCGCGCAAGTCGGTCAACGAGCCGGTGCAGACCGGTTTGAAGGCGCTCGACGCGCTCGTCCCCGTCGGTCGCGGCCAGCGCGAGCTGATCATCGGCGACCGCCAGACCGGCAAGACCGCGATCGCGCTCGACACCTTCATCAACCAGAAGGCCGCCAACGCCGGCGACGACGAATCGCAGAAGCTCTACTGCATCTACGTCGCGGTCGGTCAGAAGCGTTCGACCGTCGCGCAGATCGTCCGCGCGCTCGAAGAGAATGGCGCGATGGAATATTCCATCGTCGTCGCCGCGACCGCTTCGGAGCCGGCCCCGCTGCAGTTCCTCGCGCCCTACACCGGCTGCGCGATGGGCGAATATTTCCGCGACAACGGCATGCACGCCGTGATCGTCTATGACGACCTCTCGAAGCAGGCCGTCGCCTACCGCCAGATGTCGCTCCTGCTGCGCCGTCCGCCGGGCCGCGAAGCCTATCCGGGTGACGTCTTCTATCTCCACAGCCGGCTGCTCGAGCGCGCCGCCAAGATGAACGACGCCAATGGCGGCGGATCACTGACCGCGCTTCCGGTCATCGAAACCCAGGCGGGCGACGTGTCGGCCTACATTCCGACCAACGTCATCTCGATCACCGACGGCCAGATCTTCCTCGAGACCGACCTGTTCTACCAGGGCATCCGTCCGGCCATCAACGTCGGCCTCTCGGTCAGCCGCGTCGGCTCGGCCGCGCAGACCAAGGCGATGAAGAAGGTCGCCGGCTCGATCAAGCTTGAGCTCGCCCAGTATCGCGAGATGGCGGCGTTCGCGCAGTTCGGTTCGGACCTCGACGCCTCGACCCAGAAGCTGCTGGCCCGCGGTGCGCGCCTGACCGAGCTGCTGAAGCAGCCGCAGTACCAGCCGATGCCGGTCGAAGAGCAGGTCGTGTCGATCTACGCCGGTACCCAGGGCTTCATCGACAACGTGCCGACCTCGGACGTGACCCGCTACGAGGCCGCACTGCTGAGCTACATGCGGTCGGACAAGCCGGAGATCCTGGCCAAGATCCGCGACACCAAGGCGCTCGACGACCAGACCGCGGCCTCGCTCAAGGACGCGCTGGCCGAGTTCGGCAAGCAGTTCGCCTAA
- a CDS encoding winged helix-turn-helix domain-containing protein, which translates to MDAVIRALPPIVLAHQPAFGIGALEVRPETCELVAAEGVVVTEPRVMQVLVALHEADGHVVSRDDLLARCWSGRIVGEDAIHRVISRLRHDAEKVGGHFRIETVTRVGYRMVPHGEPSALASARPAQVAPPISRRTLFAGAGALALVAASGVAWRGWRGDSLPPAAAAKLSEGYELWRLGNVESFAAAEVAFREAAAIAPDHAEPWGLLAVAYAQHARTGAPGEYAEVVRQARAATARALSIDPDNADALAAGIALDFARPDHPLADIDRRLTAALGRHPASPSLLRIATFFLDQVGRGQAALASFKRLQAADPGLDSINGAALAYDLFKAGRVVEADAMIDEVRERWPKNVPAYFTQLKILMFTRRFDRALAMLDDQDLRPVGVPDWNFALVRSQILGLSSPADHRERAIAETIAAAPKGTGFAENGALFLAAVGRVDQAFDLAEALLAGKGFAVSSQRFTSEQGHFDNRRRRTAFLFEPATRPLRSHPRFAGLTAATGLDAYWRATGQRPDYRA; encoded by the coding sequence ATGGATGCGGTCATCCGAGCCCTCCCGCCGATCGTGCTGGCCCATCAGCCCGCTTTCGGGATCGGCGCGCTCGAGGTGCGGCCCGAGACCTGCGAACTGGTCGCCGCCGAGGGCGTCGTGGTGACCGAGCCGCGGGTGATGCAGGTGCTGGTCGCGCTGCACGAGGCCGACGGACATGTCGTCAGCCGCGACGATCTCCTCGCGCGCTGCTGGTCGGGGCGGATCGTCGGCGAGGATGCCATCCACCGCGTCATCAGCCGCCTCCGCCACGATGCCGAGAAGGTGGGCGGGCACTTCCGGATCGAGACGGTGACCAGGGTCGGCTACCGGATGGTGCCACATGGCGAGCCATCGGCCCTGGCTTCGGCTCGCCCAGCGCAGGTGGCCCCGCCGATTAGCCGGCGCACGCTGTTCGCCGGGGCAGGGGCGCTGGCGCTCGTCGCCGCGAGCGGGGTCGCTTGGCGCGGATGGCGGGGCGATTCGCTGCCGCCCGCCGCGGCCGCCAAGCTCAGCGAAGGCTATGAATTGTGGCGGCTTGGCAATGTCGAGAGCTTCGCGGCCGCCGAAGTGGCGTTTCGCGAGGCGGCGGCGATCGCCCCCGATCATGCCGAGCCCTGGGGTCTCCTCGCGGTGGCCTATGCGCAGCACGCCCGAACCGGCGCGCCGGGAGAATATGCCGAGGTGGTCCGCCAGGCCCGGGCCGCGACGGCGCGGGCGCTTTCCATCGATCCCGACAACGCCGATGCGCTGGCCGCGGGGATCGCGCTCGATTTCGCCCGGCCCGACCATCCGCTCGCCGACATCGACCGCCGCCTGACCGCCGCGCTCGGGCGCCATCCGGCGTCGCCGTCGCTGCTCCGGATCGCGACCTTCTTCCTCGACCAGGTCGGACGCGGGCAGGCCGCGCTGGCCAGTTTCAAGCGCTTGCAGGCGGCGGACCCCGGGCTCGATTCGATCAACGGCGCGGCGCTCGCCTACGACCTGTTCAAGGCGGGGCGGGTGGTCGAGGCCGATGCGATGATCGACGAGGTCCGCGAGCGCTGGCCGAAGAACGTCCCGGCCTATTTCACGCAGTTGAAGATCCTGATGTTCACCCGGCGCTTCGACCGGGCGCTGGCGATGCTCGACGACCAGGACTTGCGCCCGGTCGGCGTACCCGACTGGAATTTCGCGCTCGTCCGGAGCCAGATCCTCGGGCTGTCGAGCCCCGCCGATCATCGCGAGCGGGCGATCGCCGAGACGATCGCCGCCGCGCCCAAGGGCACGGGCTTTGCCGAGAATGGCGCCCTGTTCCTTGCCGCCGTGGGCCGGGTCGACCAGGCCTTCGACCTCGCCGAGGCGCTGCTCGCGGGCAAGGGCTTCGCGGTCAGCAGCCAGCGTTTCACGAGCGAGCAGGGCCATTTCGACAATCGCCGTCGCCGTACCGCTTTCCTGTTCGAGCCGGCCACCCGGCCGTTGCGCAGCCATCCCCGCTTTGCCGGCCTGACCGCCGCCACCGGGCTCGACGCCTACTGGCGCGCGACCGGGCAGCGGCCCGACTATCGGGCCTGA
- a CDS encoding UrcA family protein, with product MLKLVAIAALTTASASVAVASPAPQDANEIVITVTAQDLSSAGHKQLMRRIGLAAEELCGSYAARETAQHDEVSLCRDQVFRSADQQIASLGSATRIRLAAR from the coding sequence ATGCTCAAGCTCGTCGCCATCGCCGCTCTCACCACCGCCAGCGCCTCGGTCGCCGTCGCCAGCCCGGCACCACAGGATGCCAACGAGATCGTGATCACCGTCACCGCGCAGGACTTGAGCAGTGCCGGGCACAAGCAATTGATGCGCCGCATCGGCTTGGCCGCCGAGGAGCTGTGCGGATCCTATGCGGCGCGCGAGACGGCGCAGCACGACGAGGTCAGCCTGTGCCGCGACCAGGTCTTCAGGAGCGCCGACCAGCAGATTGCGAGCCTCGGCAGCGCCACGAGGATCCGGCTCGCCGCGCGCTAG
- a CDS encoding F0F1 ATP synthase subunit gamma: MASLKALKIRIGSVKSTQKITKAMKMVAAAKLRRAQTNAENGRPYSQRLSEVVASLASRITVGPQSPKLIAGTGSDQRHLIVVASSDRGLAGAFNTNIVRAVRREADALIAQGKDVRFYIVGRKSRPVITRFFGAERIAGQYDTGEMKAPTYADAQAIAAEITRRFEAGEFDVAHLAYSNFKSVLSQEPTVDQIIPVKPQAANDTATTSLAAVEYEPDEEDILAALLPRNVAIQIYRAMLENQAGFYGSQMTAMDNATRNAGDMIKKLGIIYNRQRQAAITTELVEIISGAEAL, translated from the coding sequence ATGGCAAGTCTCAAGGCCCTCAAGATCCGCATCGGCTCGGTGAAGTCGACGCAGAAGATCACCAAGGCGATGAAGATGGTCGCCGCGGCCAAGCTGCGCCGCGCGCAGACCAATGCCGAGAACGGGCGCCCCTATTCGCAGCGCCTGTCCGAGGTCGTCGCGAGCCTTGCGAGCCGGATCACCGTCGGCCCGCAGTCGCCGAAGCTGATCGCCGGCACCGGCAGCGACCAGCGCCACCTGATCGTGGTCGCCTCGTCCGACCGCGGCCTTGCCGGCGCGTTCAACACCAACATCGTCCGCGCCGTCCGCCGCGAGGCCGATGCGCTGATCGCCCAGGGCAAGGACGTCCGTTTCTACATCGTCGGCCGCAAGAGCCGTCCGGTCATCACCCGCTTCTTCGGTGCCGAGCGCATCGCGGGCCAGTATGACACGGGCGAGATGAAGGCGCCGACCTACGCCGACGCGCAGGCGATCGCCGCTGAGATCACCCGCCGCTTCGAAGCGGGCGAGTTCGACGTCGCGCACCTCGCTTACTCGAACTTCAAGTCGGTCCTCTCGCAGGAGCCGACGGTCGACCAGATCATCCCGGTCAAGCCGCAGGCCGCCAACGACACCGCCACGACCTCGCTCGCCGCGGTCGAATATGAGCCCGACGAGGAGGACATCCTCGCCGCGCTCCTGCCGCGCAACGTCGCGATCCAGATCTACCGCGCGATGCTCGAGAATCAGGCCGGTTTCTACGGCAGCCAGATGACCGCGATGGACAATGCCACGCGCAACGCCGGCGACATGATCAAGAAGCTCGGCATCATCTACAACCGCCAGCGCCAGGCGGCGATCACGACCGAACTGGTCGAGATCATCTCCGGCGCCGAAGCGCTCTAA
- a CDS encoding cryptochrome/photolyase family protein: MTILVPVLGDQLTHDLASLRGCDKADTVVLMMEVLEEATYVRHHKAKIVLIFSAMRHFADELRADGWTVDYVALGAPDNSGSFSGEVEGAVARHRASAIRIVEAGEYRVQQAIASWQDRLGLPVEILGDDRFICPLPDFFAWAAARRELVMENFYRLQRKRTGLLMEADGNPTGGQWNYDKENRAAPPKGRPMREPTRFPPDAITSEVIALVEDRFGHHFGTLDRFALPVTRAEAQALLADFVEERLPRFGTYQDAMLEGADFLYHSRLSTSLNIGLLTAIEVCEAVEAAFRRGTVPLNAAEGFIRQMIGWREYVRGMYWLEMPELDRANFFANTRPLPEFYWTGETKMACCADSVRNTRDNAYAHHIQRLMVLGNFAMLAGIDPAQVADWYLVVYADAYEWVEHPNVLGMSQFADGGRLGTKPYAGSGAYINRMSNYCKGCAYDVKKRVGEDACPFNALYWDFIDRNDRKLRGNRRMWQPYATWDRFGEDTKAEVRAQAKRFLDSLEPAAPGWAREV; this comes from the coding sequence ATGACGATCCTCGTTCCCGTCCTCGGTGACCAGCTCACCCACGATCTCGCCTCGCTTCGCGGCTGCGACAAGGCCGACACGGTGGTGCTGATGATGGAGGTCCTCGAGGAAGCCACCTACGTCCGCCACCACAAGGCGAAGATCGTCCTCATCTTCTCGGCGATGCGCCACTTCGCCGACGAGCTTCGCGCCGACGGCTGGACGGTCGATTATGTGGCGCTTGGCGCCCCCGACAACAGCGGCAGCTTCAGCGGTGAGGTCGAAGGCGCGGTCGCGCGCCACCGCGCCAGCGCCATCCGGATCGTCGAGGCCGGAGAATATCGCGTCCAGCAGGCGATTGCCTCTTGGCAGGACAGGCTCGGCCTGCCGGTCGAGATCCTCGGCGACGACCGCTTCATCTGCCCCCTCCCCGACTTCTTCGCCTGGGCCGCCGCCCGCCGCGAACTGGTGATGGAGAATTTCTATCGCCTCCAGCGCAAGCGCACCGGCCTGCTGATGGAAGCCGACGGCAATCCGACGGGCGGGCAGTGGAACTATGACAAGGAAAATCGCGCCGCCCCGCCCAAAGGGCGGCCGATGCGCGAACCGACGCGCTTTCCGCCCGACGCCATCACCAGCGAGGTCATCGCGCTGGTCGAGGACCGTTTCGGCCATCATTTCGGGACGCTCGACCGCTTCGCGCTGCCGGTCACGCGGGCCGAGGCGCAGGCGCTCCTCGCCGATTTCGTCGAGGAACGACTGCCACGCTTCGGCACCTACCAGGACGCGATGCTCGAGGGCGCCGACTTCCTCTATCATTCGCGCCTCTCGACCAGCCTCAACATCGGGCTGCTGACCGCGATCGAGGTATGCGAGGCGGTCGAAGCGGCGTTCCGGCGCGGCACCGTCCCGCTCAATGCCGCCGAGGGCTTCATCCGCCAGATGATCGGCTGGCGCGAATATGTGCGCGGCATGTACTGGCTCGAGATGCCCGAGCTCGACCGGGCGAACTTCTTCGCCAACACAAGGCCGCTGCCCGAATTCTACTGGACCGGCGAGACGAAGATGGCCTGCTGCGCCGATTCCGTCCGCAACACCCGCGACAATGCCTATGCCCACCACATCCAGCGGCTGATGGTGCTGGGCAATTTCGCCATGCTCGCCGGGATCGACCCGGCCCAGGTCGCCGACTGGTACCTCGTGGTCTACGCCGACGCCTACGAATGGGTCGAGCATCCCAACGTGCTCGGCATGAGCCAGTTCGCCGACGGCGGGCGGCTGGGGACCAAGCCCTATGCGGGCTCGGGCGCCTACATCAACCGGATGAGCAACTACTGCAAAGGCTGCGCCTACGACGTGAAGAAACGCGTCGGCGAGGATGCCTGCCCGTTTAACGCGCTCTACTGGGACTTCATCGACCGCAACGACAGGAAGCTGCGCGGCAACCGCCGCATGTGGCAGCCCTATGCGACCTGGGACCGGTTCGGCGAGGACACCAAGGCCGAGGTCCGCGCACAGGCCAAGCGCTTCCTCGATTCGCTCGAGCCCGCGGCCCCCGGCTGGGCGCGCGAGGTCTAG
- a CDS encoding CAP domain-containing protein, translating into MQNRERAAWRVPPMAWDLGLAASADRWAAELARTNRWGHSPRSWRPGQGENLWMGSRGAYPLAAMVGSWIDERRWFRPGIFPNVTTTRNWADVGHYTQIISSRSQRVGCAMRSNRSWTYFVCRYSPPGNVDGRPIP; encoded by the coding sequence ATGCAAAATCGCGAGCGGGCGGCCTGGCGCGTGCCGCCGATGGCGTGGGACCTCGGGCTCGCCGCCAGCGCCGACCGCTGGGCGGCCGAGCTCGCCCGGACCAATCGCTGGGGCCATTCGCCGCGCAGCTGGCGGCCGGGGCAGGGCGAGAACCTCTGGATGGGGAGCCGCGGGGCCTATCCGCTGGCGGCGATGGTCGGGTCGTGGATCGACGAGCGGCGGTGGTTCCGGCCGGGGATCTTCCCCAACGTCACCACCACCCGCAACTGGGCCGATGTCGGCCATTACACGCAGATCATTTCGAGCCGCTCGCAGCGGGTCGGCTGCGCGATGCGTTCGAACCGCAGCTGGACCTATTTCGTCTGCCGCTACTCGCCCCCGGGGAACGTCGACGGACGGCCGATCCCCTGA
- a CDS encoding methylated-DNA--[protein]-cysteine S-methyltransferase, whose protein sequence is MERASNNQPVDAAEAWAAFEARDRRHDGRFVVGVLSTGIYCRPSCPARHPKRENVRFFADGAGARDAGLRACKRCLPDHVAPDEAAVGAARVMIEEAGGPLPLALLGKRTGYSPSHLQRIFTRTLGLSPAAFGRALRLERAKVSLGAGASVTEAIYAAGYSAPSRFYAEAGALGVRPAAIRRKGEGMIIRYAKAATRFGALLVAATERGLCHIGFDSSPERLQADYPRAELVEDPDAPLITAALAAIEDPALAERLPVDVPGTAFQQRVWAELRKIPPGETRSYLDIARALGDPKATRAVGGANGKNPVAIIVPCHRVIAANGTLGGYAGGLERKKALLEAERAVAPGALL, encoded by the coding sequence GTGGAACGCGCTTCGAACAATCAGCCCGTCGATGCGGCGGAGGCGTGGGCGGCGTTCGAGGCGCGCGACCGGCGGCACGACGGCCGGTTCGTCGTGGGCGTGCTTTCCACCGGCATCTATTGCCGCCCGTCCTGCCCGGCGCGGCACCCGAAGCGCGAGAATGTCCGCTTCTTTGCCGATGGCGCGGGTGCGCGGGACGCGGGGCTGCGGGCCTGCAAGCGCTGCCTGCCCGACCATGTCGCGCCCGACGAGGCGGCGGTCGGCGCTGCCCGGGTGATGATCGAGGAAGCGGGCGGGCCGCTCCCGCTCGCCCTGCTCGGGAAACGCACCGGCTATTCGCCGAGCCACCTCCAGCGAATCTTCACCCGGACACTCGGCCTGTCGCCGGCCGCCTTCGGGCGGGCGCTGCGGCTGGAGCGGGCAAAGGTAAGCCTCGGGGCCGGGGCCAGCGTGACCGAAGCAATCTACGCGGCCGGCTATTCGGCGCCGAGCCGCTTCTACGCCGAGGCCGGCGCGCTCGGCGTGCGTCCCGCCGCGATCCGCCGCAAGGGAGAAGGCATGATCATCCGTTATGCAAAGGCCGCCACCCGCTTCGGAGCCTTGCTCGTCGCCGCGACCGAGCGCGGCCTGTGCCACATCGGCTTCGATTCGTCCCCCGAGCGACTCCAGGCGGACTATCCGCGGGCCGAGCTGGTCGAGGATCCAGACGCGCCGCTGATCACCGCCGCCCTCGCCGCGATCGAGGATCCGGCGCTGGCCGAGCGGTTACCCGTCGATGTGCCCGGCACCGCTTTCCAGCAGCGGGTGTGGGCCGAGCTGCGCAAGATCCCGCCCGGCGAGACGCGTTCCTATCTCGACATCGCCCGCGCGCTCGGCGACCCGAAGGCGACGCGGGCGGTCGGCGGGGCCAACGGCAAGAATCCGGTCGCGATCATCGTGCCGTGCCACCGGGTCATCGCGGCCAACGGCACGCTCGGCGGCTATGCGGGCGGGCTCGAGCGCAAGAAGGCGCTGCTCGAGGCCGAGCGCGCGGTCGCGCCGGGCGCGCTGCTCTAG